A stretch of Saccharomyces cerevisiae S288C chromosome IV, complete sequence DNA encodes these proteins:
- the TRS85 gene encoding Trs85p (Component of transport protein particle (TRAPP) complex III; TRAPPIII is a multimeric guanine nucleotide-exchange factor for the GTPase Ypt1p, regulating endosome-Golgi traffic and required for membrane expansion during autophagy and the CVT pathway; directs Ypt1p to the PAS; late post-replication meiotic role), with protein sequence MVFSYEHYMNLLFHLDNSKETVPPEIAKRIISNAIAPVITVTSTPLFDKHIQETYKVDSLYMLLRFFGGCVSDRDQANEAKVGQHEHEVCDASDSTDSIPKNKNLEVPNLSKKGSRSRSNSLFQRDSTQSQYIRFTRPLGDLIETRDANDMLFNYHSLEVFLDNYLKLVAANTDEMVPHNLLKKSIYHSFFSLAISSTNNLSPYETFNHPILSLIALDISNGEVYEDARDLLVNFKNLNHNTENFPIFMNTNEMLPVFLLCYNDDSQEEFEKCQALAKKLKKQLFVESILLALWKDSFIYDENSVIQLHQPVMSSLEEILFFLQAPTQTTLSLALINSIYDMLDYLVYDLMIPFMKRKVSFWEETILQPRKSLFNGAKFFKKFMNKNPVNGNHQHNSLTRDSQGNEYFASSSSEFLMRKLADWSMMLSDFKTAYSTYESLMDDLDAFPKYLASCIEWCAVSLLMGAQSIVTVKMIKNDINPLIERALATYENCSRIQRGKGKESNSLDVTEPVRSYETRCMILASELFLSLSNTWTSTPYAIQYLETILDECKLGPCSQIMVWERLSDCYNLRVDPRIKHRVGAMKKDAKDTEDLRGEHKYSTDHFTDEDILSEGLTRRRKAAFFRLIAAKKWAEQKQWRQVSWCLKDIESTYSEIKFLHGNGLILSKLKNQLNLKDVDSAPRPSEKNLTRTSVSFIG encoded by the coding sequence ATGGTTTTTTCTTATGAGCACTATATGAATCTCCTTTTCCATTTGGATAACAGTAAAGAAACGGTGCCTCCAGAGAttgcaaaaagaataatttcaaatgcTATAGCTCCTGTAATAACAGTTACTTCAACTCCTCTCTTCGACAAACATATTCAAGAAACGTACAAAGTAGATTCTCTCTATATGCTGCTGCGATTCTTTGGCGGTTGTGTCTCTGATAGAGATCAAGCCAATGAAGCGAAGGTTGGACAGCATGAGCATGAGGTTTGTGATGCAAGTGACTCGACGGATTCAATTcccaaaaataaaaatttggaagtgcccaatttatcaaagaaaggTAGTCGCAGTAGGTCGAATAGTCTTTTCCAGAGGGATTCAACGCAATCTCAATATATCAGGTTTACAAGGCCATTAGGTGACTTGATCGAAACAAGAGATGCAAATGATATGTTATTCAATTACCATTCTTTAGAGGTATTCTTAGAtaattatttgaaattggttGCAGCAAATACTGATGAAATGGTTCCTCATAATCTTCTTAAGAAATCCATTTATcatagtttcttttcactaGCAATTTCATCCACAAATAACTTATCGCCCTATGAAACTTTTAATCACCCTATTCTTTCCTTGATTGCTTTAGATATATCAAATGGCGAAGTTTATGAGGATGCAAGAGATCTTTTAGTCAATTTCAAGAATCTTAATCATAATACTGAAAACTTTCCTATCTTCATGAATACAAATGAAATGCTTCCAGTTTTCTTACTCTGCTACAATGACGATTCCCAAGAAGAATTCGAAAAATGCCAGGCGTTAGCTAAGAAACTAAAGAAGCAGTTGTTTGTTGAGAGTATCTTACTAGCACTCTGGAAGGATTCTTTTATTTACGACGAAAATTCAGTCATACAGTTACACCAACCAGTAATGTCATCGCTTGAAGAaattctcttcttccttcaaGCTCCAACTCAAACAACACTCTCTCTGGCTTTGATAAACTCGATCTATGATATGCTTGATTATTTGGTTTATGATTTAATGATACCATtcatgaaaagaaaagtgtCATTCTGGGAAGAGACAATTTTACAGCCAAGAAAGTCGCTATTTAATGGTGcaaagtttttcaaaaaatttatgaataaaaatccTGTCAATGGTAATCACCAACATAATTCTCTAACGAGAGACAGCCAGGGAAATGAATACTTCgcatcgtcatcttctgaGTTTTTGATGAGAAAGTTAGCAGATTGGTCTATGATGCTATCCGACTTCAAAACTGCTTATTCCACATACGAATCGCTTATGGATGACCTAGATGCATTTCCAAAGTACCTGGCATCATGCATCGAATGGTGCGCGGTATCACTATTGATGGGTGCGCAGAGCATAGTCACCGTGAAAATGATCAAAAACGATATAAATCCTCTTATCGAAAGGGCATTAGCCACATACGAAAACTGCTCACGAATACAACGTGGTAAAGGCAAAGAATCAAACTCTTTGGATGTTACAGAGCCAGTGCGTTCGTATGAGACACGTTGTATGATTTTGGCATCTGAATTGTTTTTATCTTTAAGCAATACGTGGACATCTACCCCATACGCTATCCAATATTTAGAAACAATTCTAGACGAGTGCAAGTTGGGACCTTGTTCACAGATAATGGTTTGGGAAAGGCTTAGTGACTGCTATAATTTGAGAGTTGACCCTAGAATCAAACATAGAGTTGGAGCAATGAAGAAGGACGCTAAAGACACCGAAGATCTCCGAGGTGAGCATAAGTATAGCACAGATCATTTCACAGACGAGGACATATTATCGGAAGGGTTAACAAGAAGACGCAAGGCAGCTTTTTTTAGGTTAATAGCAGCTAAGAAGTGGGCAGAGCAAAAACAATGGAGACAGGTTTCTTGGTGCTTAAAAGATATTGAAAGTACCTATTCAGAGATCAAATTTTTGCATGGTAACGGTTTAATTTTAAGCAAACTAAAAAATCAACTCAATTTAAAGGACGTGGATTCTGCACCACGGCCCTCCGAAAAGAATCTTACAAGAACAAGTGTTAGCTTTATTGGATGA
- the ARP10 gene encoding Arp10p (Component of the dynactin complex; localized to the pointed end of the Arp1p filament; may regulate membrane association of the complex): protein MSNTIVIVYLGANRIEIGRSADACPQEIIAWKTGSINEKNREELKKIFEHYFQICNILGNREVQVLILEDIFISVVEKRIICSILFKEFDCAHVSFVPRAIVHCLSCNTRNAIVIDIGTNYTTCVPIFDLRPLQQFIKYSKRGKRQVESRIPLPGSLYMPIFFDEEYNSKNCEVDETPVINLVKNIVESLPIDLRRPLRENIIIVNIEEAYETVIRNLFKLKMDTSKIQFPKNYWQAGSACAKILLHYKGSNIVGIERDEFYNNPHIAPDWFDYYFRTGVKRLQ, encoded by the coding sequence ATGTCGAATACTATTGTGATAGTCTATTTGGGAGCTAACAGAATCGAAATTGGAAGAAGTGCTGATGCGTGTCCACAAGAAATTATCGCCTGGAAAACAGGTagtattaatgaaaaaaatagggaagaattgaaaaaaatatttgaacaTTACTTCCAAATTTGCAACATCTTGGGAAATCGAGAAGTACAAGTGTTGATACTAGAAGATATCTTCATTTCTGTAGTagagaaaagaattatttGTAGCATCTTGTTTAAGGAATTTGACTGCGCTCACGTTTCGTTTGTCCCCAGGGCCATTGTGCACTGCTTATCCTGTAATACAAGGAATGCCATAGTTATAGATATAGGTACCAATTATACTACATGCGTACCTATTTTCGACCTTAGACCTTTGCAACAGTTCATAAAATACTCAAAACGAGGCAAAAGACAGGTTGAGTCAAGAATTCCTCTCCCGGGCAGTCTCTACATgccaatattttttgacgAAGAATACAACTCTAAAAATTGTGAAGTAGATGAAACCCCGGTAATAAATCTTgtcaaaaatattgtaGAGTCACTTCCTATCGACTTGAGAAGGCCACTGAGAGAAAATATCATTATAGTAAACATTGAAGAGGCGTATGAAACAGTAATAAGGAATTTATTCAAGTTAAAAATGGATACGTCCAAAATCCAGTTTCCTAAAAATTACTGGCAGGCTGGTTCTGCATGCGCGAAAATACTTCTGCACTATAAGGGGAGCAACATTGTAGGAATAGAAAGAGATGAGTTTTATAACAATCCTCATATTGCTCCTGATTGGTTTGATTATTACTTCAGAACTGGAGTGAAGCGCTTACAATAG
- a CDS encoding putative phosphotransferase (D-ribulokinase; carbohydrate kinase that specifically converts D-ribulose to D-ribulose 5-phosphate during pentose metabolism; null mutant accumulates D-ribulose and the precursor ribitol; proposed to function as a D-ribulose metabolic repair enzyme; member of the FGGY family of carbohydrate kinases; human homolog, FGGY, is involved in both D-ribulose and ribitol metabolism; human FGGY has been linked to both sporadic amyotrophic lateral sclerosis and bipolar disorder) produces the protein MKSRKRQNNMQNETREPAVLSSQETSISRISPQDPEAKFYVGVDVGTGSARACVIDQSGNMLSLAEKPIKREQLISNFITQSSREIWNAVCYCVRTVVEESGVDPERVRGIGFDATCSLVVVSATNFEEIAVGPDFTNNDQNIILWMDHRAMKETEEINSSGDKCLKYVGGQMSVEMEIPKIKWLKNNLEAGIFQDCKFFDLPDYLTFKATGKENRSFCSAVCKQGFLPVGVEGSDIGWSKEFLNSIGLSELTKNDFERLGGSLREKKNFLTAGECISPLDKKAACQLGLTEHCVVSSGIIDAYAGWVGTVAAKPESAVKGLAETENYKKDFNGAIGRLAAVAGTSTCHILLSKNPIFVHGVWGPYRDVLARGFWAAEGGQSCTGVLLDHLITTHPAFTELSHMANLAGVSKFEYLNKILETLVEKRKVRSVISLAKHLFFYGDYHGNRSPIADPNMRACIIGQSMDNSIEDLAVMYLSACEFISQQTRQIIEVMLKSGHEINAIFMSGGQCRNSLLMRLLADCTGLPIVIPRYVDAAVVFGSALLGAAASEDFDYTREKRTLKGQKSSQTKTERFNDSYSSIQKLSMEDRNSTNGFVSPHNLQLSTPSAPAKINNYSLPICTQQPLDKTSEESSKDASLTVGQESLGEGRYNGTSFLWKVMQELTGNARIVNPNEKTHPDRILLDTKYQIFLDMIETQRKYRRMVDKVEGSFSR, from the coding sequence ATGAAAAGCAGGAAACGCCAAAACAATATGCAAAATGAAACACGGGAGCCAGCGGTATTGTCGTCACAGGAAACCTCGATTTCTCGCATTTCTCCACAAGATCCAGAAGCAAAATTCTACGTTGGTGTAGATGTCGGAACAGGCTCTGCAAGGGCATGTGTTATCGATCAATCTGGTAACATGTTGTCGCTAGCAGAAAAACCCATAAAAAGGGAACAATTGATATCCAATTTTATTACTCAGTCTTCAAGAGAAATCTGGAATGCAGTTTGCTATTGTGTTAGAACTGTTGTTGAAGAATCAGGAGTTGACCCTGAAAGAGTTCGTGGAATTGGTTTTGATGCGACTTGTTCCTTAGTAGTCGTATCCGCTaccaattttgaagaaattgcagTTGGACCGGATTTTACCAATAATGACCAGAATATCATATTATGGATGGACCATAGGGCGATGAAGGAGACTGAAGAAATCAACTCATCTGGTGATAAATGTTTAAAATATGTGGGAGGGCAAATGTCTGTTGAAATGGAAATTCCGAAGATTAAGTGGTTGAAGAACAACTTAGAAGCTGGAATTTTTCAGGATTGTAAGTTTTTTGACCTTCCGGATTACTTGACTTTCAAAGCCACGGGAAAAGAGAATAGGTCATTTTGTTCTGCTGTTTGTAAGCAGGGATTTCTACCAGTGGGTGTCGAAGGTTCCGATATAGGCTGGTCCAAAGAATTCTTAAATTCAATTGGGCTTTCAGAGCTTACGAAGaatgattttgaaagacTGGGTGGATCGTtaagggaaaaaaaaaactttctgACCGCAGGTGAATGTATCAGCCCGTTAGATAAAAAGGCTGCCTGTCAATTAGGCTTGACAGAGCATTGTGTAGTAAGTTCAGGAATTATTGATGCATATGCAGGCTGGGTAGGGACGGTAGCCGCCAAGCCGGAATCAGCAGTAAAAGGTCTTGCCGAGACcgaaaattataaaaagGATTTCAATGGTGCAATTGGCAGATTGGCAGCTGTTGCCGGTACGTCTACGTGTCATATTTTGTTATCAAAAAACCCTATATTTGTCCATGGCGTTTGGGGGCCTTATAGAGATGTCCTTGCAAGAGGCTTTTGGGCGGCAGAAGGCGGCCAAAGCTGTACAGGCGTTCTTTTAGATCATTTAATAACGACGCATCCAGCTTTCACTGAGCTATCCCATATGGCTAATTTGGCAGGTGTGTCGAAATTCGAATATTTAAACAAAATACTTGAAACCTTGGTCGAGAAGCGCAAAGTAAGATCTGTTATTTCTTTAGCTAAGcacttgtttttttatggTGACTATCACGGTAATCGATCACCGATAGCAGATCCGAATATGCGCGCTTGTATTATAGGACAATCTATGGATAACTCAATTGAAGACTTAGCGGTTATGTATTTGAGTGCCTGTGAATTCATATCACAACAAACAAGACAAATCATTGAAGTAATGCTAAAAAGTGGGCATGAAATAAATGCTATTTTCATGTCAGGTGGACAGTGTCGAAATAGCTTGTTGATGAGGTTGTTGGCTGATTGTACTGGCCTGCCGATAGTGATTCCTCGATACGTTGACGCTGCAGTTGTATTTGGTTCTGCCTTGCTTGGGGCTGCAGCAAGTGAAGATTTTGATTATACCAGGGAAAAAAGAACTCTCAAAGGCCAAAAATCTTCTCAGACAAAGACGGAACGTTTTAACGATTCATATTCGTCGATACAAAAGTTATCAATGGAAGATCGAAACTCGACAAATGGCTTTGTATCCCCACATAATCTACAACTTTCAACTCCAAGTGCGCCTGCCAAAATAAATAACTATTCTCTTCCGATTTGCACACAACAACCACTTGACAAAACCTCTGAGGAAAGTAGTAAGGATGCTTCATTGACCGTGGGACAGGAGAGCCTAGGAGAGGGAAGATATAACGGGACAAGTTTTCTATGGAAAGTTATGCAAGAGCTAACGGGTAATGCAAGAATTGTCAATCCAAATGAGAAAACTCATCCAGATAGAATTCTTTTAGACACGAAGtaccaaatttttctcgATATGATTGAAACACAGAGAAAATATAGGCGTATGGTAGATAAAGTAGAAGGGTCCTTTAGTAGATAA
- the TMS1 gene encoding Tms1p (Putative scramblase involved in ESCRT-III-dependent membrane remodeling; localizes to the endosome and vacuolar membrane; predicted to contain eleven transmembrane helices; synergistic defect with VPS55 and VPS68 in the sorting of MVB cargo proteins; interacts physically with ESCRT-III subunits; conserved member of the SERINC (serine incorporator) protein family), with protein sequence MGAVISLPVSMAGSFVASCFGGCCSNLVTKTASSLGSSSLGTRLLYAVWLLLNSLISWVSYSANKSILWPGKTCTGTGECGFFTVHRLNFALGCLHLILALVLTGVKSTNDVRAALQNSWWSLKFILYLCLIVLSFVIPNDFYIFFSKWVSVPSGAIFILVGLILLVDFAHEWAETCISHVESEDEDSSFWQRFLVLGTTSMYTASIIMTVVMYVMFCHQQCNMNQTAVTVNLILTVITLVLSVNPKIQEANPKSGLAQSSMVSVYCTYLTMSAMSSEPDDKMCNPLVRSSGTRKFSIILGSLFTFIAIAYTTTRAAANSAFQGTNTNGAIYLGNDIEYEGLGGQTRNQLRYEAIKQAVEEGSLPESALYDTAWLGTSSPTGAMDNQNDDERTGTKYNYTLFHVIFFLATQWIAILLTINVTQDDVGDFIPVGRTYFYSWVKIVSAWICYALYGWTVVAPAIMPDRFDYENYY encoded by the coding sequence ATGGGTGCCGTAATTTCTTTGCCAGTTAGCATGGCGGGCTCATTCGTGGCGTCCTGTTTTGGAGGTTGCTGCTCAAACTTGGTGACTAAGACTGCATCTTCCCTAggatcttcttctttaggGACAAGACTTCTGTACGCCGTTTGGCTTTTACTTAACTCATTGATATCATGGGTGTCCTATTCTGCGAACAAATCAATCCTATGGCCAGGGAAGACATGTACTGGGACTGGGGAATGTGGATTTTTTACAGTTCATAGGTTGAATTTTGCATTGGGATGCTTACATTTGATATTGGCGCTTGTACTAACGGGCGTAAAGTCGACTAATGACGTAAGAGCAGCATTACAGAATTCGTGGTGGAGTTTAAAATTTATACTGTATTTATGTCTCATTGTTTTGTCATTTGTCATCCCCAATGacttttatattttcttttccaagtGGGTGTCAGTCCCTAGTGGAGCAATTTTCATCCTGGTTGGGCTTATATTATTAGTAGACTTCGCTCATGAGTGGGCTGAAACGTGTATTAGTCACGTTGAGtcagaagatgaagattcCTCATTCTGGCAACGATTTTTGGTTTTAGGGACAACTTCAATGTATACCGCATCGATTATCATGACTGTTGTTATGTATGTTATGTTTTGTCATCAACAATGTAACATGAATCAAACAGCGGTAACAGTCAATTTAATATTAACTGTTATAACGCTTGTCTTATCGGTGAATCCTAAGATCCAAGAGGCCAACCCTAAAAGTGGGCTGGCCCAAAGTAGTATGGTTTCTGTTTACTGTACTTATTTGACAATGAGTGCCATGTCTTCCGAACCGGATGACAAAATGTGTAATCCGTTGGTTAGATCTAGTGGAACCCGTAAGTTTAGTATCATTTTGGGCTctttatttacttttattGCGATTGCTTACACCACAACTAGAGCCGCTGCTAATAGTGCTTTTCAAGGCACCAATACTAATGGTGCTATATATCTCGGGAATGATATCGAGTACGAAGGACTAGGTGGACAGACAAGAAATCAGTTGAGGTATGAAGCTATTAAACAAGCTGTAGAAGAAGGATCTTTACCGGAAAGTGCCTTATATGATACCGCTTGGTTAGGGACATCATCTCCTACAGGCGCAATGGATAACcaaaatgatgatgaaaggACTGGAACCAAGTACAATTACACTCTGTTCCACgttatattctttctgGCAACCCAGTGGATTGCAATTTTACTAACAATAAACGTTACCCAGGATGATGTAGGTGATTTTATACCCGTAGGAAGAacatatttttattcttggGTAAAAATAGTTAGTGCATGGATATGTTATGCCCTTTACGGTTGGACAGTGGTAGCCCCAGCGATTATGCCCGATAGATTTGATTACGAGAATTACTATTAA
- the TMN2 gene encoding Tmn2p (Protein with a role in cellular adhesion and filamentous growth; similar to Tmn3p; member of the evolutionarily conserved Transmembrane Nine family of proteins with nine membrane-spanning segments; TMN2 has a paralog, EMP70, that arose from the whole genome duplication): protein MKRGVWLLIYCYATLTKGFSLPGLSPTTYHSGDEIPLLVNRLTPSIYFQHQDEEGNDVSGDKEHFLYSYDYYNKRFHFCRPEHVEKQPESLGSVIFGDRIYNSPFQLNMLEEKECVALCKSTIPGKDAKFINTLIKSGFFQNWLVDGLPAARKAYDSRTKTNYYGTGFELGFTDVKQTVDGKAVPSTMEELTSEASNEDVILDARLPKNVKPNLVKTVELPYFVNHFDIEVEFHDRGNDNYRVVGVIVNPVSIERSSPGACSTTGKPLILDEDKDNEVYFTYSVKFVASDTVWATRWDKYLHIYDPQIQWFSLINFSVIVILLSSVVMHSLLRALKSDLARYNELNLDNEFHEDSGWKLGHGDVFRTPSKSMLLSILVGSGMQLFLMVMCSIFFAAVGLVSPVSRGSLPTVMFVLYALFGFVGSYASMGVYKFFRGPYWKANMILTPILLPGAIFLLIVIMNFFLLFAHSSGVIPARSLFFIILLWFLVSVPLSFAGSIVAHKQCNWDEHPTKTNQIARQIPYQPWYLRTAQATLIAGIFSFGSIAVELYFIYSSLWFNKIFYMFGFLLFSFLLLTLTTSLVTILITYYSLCLENWLWQWRSFIIGGLGCSIYTFIHSILFTKFKLGGVITVVLYLGYSLIISALCCVVTGAIGFFSSMFFIRKIYSAIKVE from the coding sequence ATGAAACGAGGTGTTTGGTTGCTGATTTATTGCTATGCAACTTTAACTAAAGGATTTTCCTTGCCAGGCCTATCTCCCACAACATATCACTCAGGCGATGAAATCCCGCTATTGGTGAACCGCTTGACTCCATCAATTTACTTTCAGCATCAAGATGAGGAAGGTAACGATGTTTCAGGCGATAAAgaacattttctttactcCTATGATTACTATAATAAGAGGTTTCATTTTTGTAGACCAGAGCACGTTGAGAAACAGCCTGAGTCGTTAGGTTCAGTCATATTTGGTGACAGAATTTACAATTCCCCATTCCAATTGAACATGTTAGAGGAGAAAGAGTGTGTTGCACTTTGTAAAAGCACGATTCCGGGAAAAGATGCCAAATTTATCAACACCCTTATTAAAAGTggatttttccaaaactgGCTCGTGGATGGATTGCCAGCAGCAAGAAAGGCTTATGATAGCagaacaaaaacaaactaTTACGGCACAGGATTTGAGTTAGGTTTTACAGATGTTAAGCAAACCGTTGACGGTAAAGCAGTTCCCAGTACGATGGAAGAGCTTACTTCAGAGGCCTCAAATGAGGATGTTATATTGGATGCTCGACTGCCCAAGAATGTTAAGCCTAATTTAGTTAAAACGGTAGAATTACCTTACTTTGTAAATCATTTTGACATTGAAGTGGAATTTCACGATCGTGGAAACGATAATTACCGAGTTGTTGGTGTCATTGTAAACCCTGTATCTATCGAAAGATCGTCACCTGGCGCGTGTTCTACAACGGGAAAACCTCTGATACTAGACGAGGATAAGGATAACGAGGTTTACTTCACTTATTCTGTTAAATTTGTTGCCTCTGATACAGTGTGGGCTACGAGATGGGATAAGTATCTACATATTTATGACCCGCAGATACAATGgttttcattaataaatttttccgttattgttattttgtTGTCATCTGTTGTAATGCATTCTCTATTACGGGCTTTGAAAAGCGATCTCGCTCGTTATAACGAACTAAACTTGGATAATGAATTCCATGAAGATTCTGGCTGGAAATTGGGCCATGGTGACGTATTTAGAACCCCATCTAAGTCGATGCTGCTATCCATTCTTGTGGGATCCGGTATGCAGTTATTTTTGATGGTCATGTgtagcattttttttgccgCAGTAGGTCTTGTGTCGCCTGTTTCCAGAGGATCCCTGCCAACTGTAATGTTTGTTCTTTATGCATTATTTGGATTTGTAGGATCCTACGCCTCAATGGGTGTCTACAAATTTTTTCGTGGACCCTATTGGAAGGCGAATATGATATTAACGCCAATATTACTTCCTGgagcaatttttttactgatTGTAATAATGAActtctttttgttatttGCACATTCTTCAGGTGTCATCCCAGCGAGAAGCCTATTCTTTATCATTCTTCTATGGTTTTTAGTTTCTGTTCCGTTGTCGTTTGCGGGTTCAATTGTTGCTCATAAGCAGTGTAATTGGGATGAGCATCCAACTAAAACAAACCAAATCGCCAGACAGATTCCATATCAACCCTGGTACTTGAGAACAGCACAAGCAACCTTAATCGCTGGAATTTTCAGTTTCGGATCAATAGCGGTTGAGCTGTACTTCATTTACTCCAGTTTATGGttcaacaaaattttttatatgtttgGATTTTTACTCTTTTCATTCTTATTGTTGACCTTGACAACCTCATTAGTTACCATCTTGATCACATATTACTCGTTATGTCTAGAAAACTGGCTATGGCAATGGAGAAGTTTTATTATTGGTGGTTTAGGATGTTCAATCTATACGTTCATCCACTCCATACTATTTACTAAGTTCAAGCTTGGTGGAGTTATTACTGTCGTGCTCTATCTCGGATATTCACTTATTATATCTGCATTATGTTGTGTCGTCACTGGAGCGATTGGTTTTTTTAGTAGTATGTTTTTTATTAGGAAGATATACTCTGCCATTAAAGTTGAGTGA